A window of the Brassica napus cultivar Da-Ae chromosome C5, Da-Ae, whole genome shotgun sequence genome harbors these coding sequences:
- the LOC106411530 gene encoding putative hydrolase C777.06c, with amino-acid sequence MMNGSVATENGGEGSSLIFLGTGCSSAVPNAMCLIQKSDPPCYVCSQSLSIPPERNPNYRGNTSLLIDYCQSDGKHKYIQIDVGKTFREQVLRWFTLHNIPQVDSIILTHEHADAVLGLDDIRSVQPFSPTNDIDPTPIFVSQFAMDSLAVKFPYLVQKKLKEGQEVRRVTQLDWRLIEEDCEKPFVASDLSFTPLPVMHGEDYVCLGFLFGEKSRVAYISDVSRFPPSTEYVISKSGGGQLDLLILDTLYKTGSHNTHLCFPQTLETIKRLCPKRALLIGMTHEFDHHKDNEFLDEWSKREGISVKLAHDGLRVPIDL; translated from the exons ATGATGAACGGTTCGGTTGCGACTGAGAACGGTGGCGAGGGATCGTCTCTGATATTCCTGGGAACGGGATGTTCCAGCGCGGTCCCTAACGCAATGTGTTTGATCCAGAAATCAGATCCTCCCTGCTACGTCTGCTCGCAGTCTCTCTCGATCCCGCCAGAGAGAAACCCTAATTACAG GGGAAACACTTCACTTCTAATTGATTATTGCCAAAGTGATGGCAAACATAAATACATTCAAATCGACGTTGGCAAGACGTTCAGAGAACAAGTCCTTCGTTGGTTCACTCTTCACAATATTCCACAAGTTGATTCT ATCATTTTAACCCATGAGCATGCTGATGCAGTACTTGGCCTGGATGATATACGCTCCGTGCAACCATTTAGTCCTACCAATGATATAGATCCTACTCCAATTTTCGTAAGCCAATTTGCTATGGACAG TCTTGCTGTGAAGTTCCCGTATCTGGTTCAGAAGAAACTTAAAGAAGGCCAAGAAGTTAGGCGGGTTACACAGCTGGACTGGAGACTAATCGAAGAAGATTGTGAGAAGCCATTTGTAGCTTCAGACTTATCATTCACGCCACTTCCA GTGATGCATGGAGAAGACTATGTCTGCCTTGGTTTTCTTTTTGGAGAAAAATCAAGAGTGGCGTATATATCTGATGTATCACGCTTTCCACCAAGCACTGAGTATG TCATATCAAAATCTGGTGGTGGACAATTGGATCTCCTTATCTTGGATACATTATATAAG ACAGGATCCCACAACACCCACTTATGTTTCCCGCAG ACACTAGAGACGATCAAAAGACTGTGTCCAAAAAGGGCTCTTCTAATTGGAATGACTCACGAGTTTGATCACCACAAGGACAATGAGTTTCTTGATGAATGGTCTAAAAG GGAAGGGATCTCGGTAAAACTTGCGCATGATGGCTTGAGAGTCCCTATCGACCTATGA